In a single window of the Panthera leo isolate Ple1 chromosome A1, P.leo_Ple1_pat1.1, whole genome shotgun sequence genome:
- the AHRR gene encoding aryl hydrocarbon receptor repressor isoform X2, translating to MIFYASATIVDYLGFHQTDVMHQNIYDYIHVDDRQDFCRQLHWAMDPPQAVFGQPLHSDTEDAVLGRLLRAQEADFSAFLTRCFVCRVRCLLDSTSGFLTMQFQGKLKFLFGQKRKTPSGTVLPPRLSLFCIVVPVLLPSVAEMKMKSAFLRVKHRVDVSGSVDTKAKAASSLCEPASHGKPHCLAGRSIGENISVLKAQADAGCWARVPARAPCPCLRSSPDLVSDPEGAAGDRGGEEHGGVPGSTPGARGRRERPAYSCCFEAPGPVRHLNWMTGKHGPDGGTNVKLGPSKSDPFSTHTVSRGSCASCPGVQGTVHSSGVTAFRNSPGCHPGSHSPSAYASRTSRALQDGCKGPPLPSCPFPQGSLDNGLPPPRGQRLAAGGYSTEDTKFRGGPVPAGAPCNPMLSLDVPVKLENDSGSEDAADGYLVSPGQVWLGASGVAKRQLVTFPTRIHLKTESDSRPHLYAPHLGHSMLGAHLSGRAPLRPGKEPAPLRPAHCACLQHVHGLPEPDPPRHLCAHGHQPPTLSCDCRAPGTTPVVKREPLDSPPWASHSQGGVPGMFPRSALPTLMPPKAPECAFLP from the exons ATGATATTTTATGCGTCAGCAACGATCGTGGACTATCTGGGCTTCCACCAG ACGGACGTGATGCACCAGAACATCTATGACTATATCCACGTGGATGACCGCCAGGACTTCTGCCGGCAGCTGCACTGGGCCATGGACCCTCCCCAGGCGGTGTTTGGGCAGCCCCTGCACTCAGACACAG AGGACGCGGTGCTGGGGCGGCTGCTCCGGGCGCAGGAGGCGGACTTCTCGGCCTTCCTGACGCGCTGCTTCGTGTGCCGCGTGCGCTGCCTGCTGGACAGCACCTCGGGCTTCCTG ACAATGCAGTTTCAAGGAAAACTAAAATTCCTGTTTGGACAGAAGAGGAAGACTCCATCAGGGACAGTCCTGCCCCCTCGGCTGTCACTGTTCTGCATCGTGGTGCCCGTCCTCCTTCCTTCCGTGGCGGAGATGAAAATGAAGAGTGCGTTTCTGAGAGTGAAGCACAGGGTGGACGTCTCAGGCTCAGTGGACACAAA AGCAAAAGCCGCCTCGAGTCTGTGTGAGCCAGCATCGCATGGAAAACCCCACTGCCTAGCAG GGAGGAGCATTGGAGAAAACATTTCAGTGCTCAAGGCACAAGCGGATGCAGGCTGCTGGGCCCGGGTTCCAGCCAGAGCCCCATGTCCCTGCCTCAGGAGCAGCCCAGACCTCGTTTCTGACCCCGAGGGGGCCGCAGG ggacaggggaggagaggagcacgGGGGGGTGCCTGGCAGCACTCCCGGAGCCAGGGGGCGGAGGGAAAGACCTGCGTATAGTTGCTGCTTTGAGGCGCCTGGACCCGTGAGGCACCTGAACTGGATGACAGGGAAACATGGTCCAGATGGTGGCACCAACGTGAAGCTGGGACCCAGTAAGAGTGACCCGTTCTCCACACACACCGTGTCCCGTGGCTCCTGCGCGTCCTGCCCCGGTGTTCAGGGCACTGTCCATAGCAGTGGGGTTACTGCTTTCCGGAATTCACCCGGCTGTCACCCAGGAAGCCACTCTCCCAGTGCCTATGCCAGCCGCACGAGCAGAGCCTTGCAGGACGGCTGCAAGGGGCCCCCtctacccagctgccccttcccccaggggAGCCTGGACAATGGGCTCCCTCCGCCCAGAGGGCAGCGTCTCGCAGCGGGGGGCTATTCCACTGAGGACACCAAGTTTCGAGGGGGGCCGGTGCCCGCGGGAGCCCCATGCAACCCCATGTTGTCACTTGATGTGCCCGTCAAGCTGGAGAACGACTCTGGGTCTGAGGACGCAGCAGACGGCTACCTCGTGTCCCCAGGCCAGGTGTGGCTGGGAGCCAGTGGTGTGGCCAAGAGACAGCTGGTCACTTTCCCTACCAGGATACACCTGAAGACAGAGTCAGACTCCAGACCCCACCTCTATGCTCCACACCTGGGGCACAGCATGCTGGGGGCTCACCTGAGCGGCAGGGCTCCACTCAGACCCGGCAAGGAGCCGGCGCCCTTACGCCCCGCACACTGTGCCTGCCTGCAGCATGTGCATGGCCTTCCCGAGCCAGATCCTCCCCGCCACCTCTGTGCACACGGTCACCAGCCCCCTACACTGAGCTGTGACTGCAGAGCTCCCGGCACCACACCCGTTGTCAAGCGCGAGCCCCTGGACTCACCCCCGTGGGCAAGCCACAGCCAGGGTGGGGTGCCCGGCATGTTCCCCAGAAGTGCCTTGCCAACACTGATGCCCCCCAAAGCCCCCGAGTGTGCTTTCCTGCCGTAG